ATTGAAAGGACACACTGAAGTTTTGACTGCATTCTGTGACAAAGCCTTCCCTTCATTGCTGTACTTGTCTACACACACCCTGCTTCACCTGCTACACTGtcacccagctacacccacacactacacccacacacaactgcaccctcaaccagctacaccttcatccggcaacacacacacacacatctggctacacccacacatgactacTTTGGGGTTGAATTCAGTTCTATAATGAATAGTGCTAAATGCTTCGAGGGACCAGAATTCTATTAATAAATAGGAGGACTCGTGGCTTATAGATCTCCTATAATTATTGCATAAATGTGATTAAATATTTCTAGATAAATGAACTGTAATGTTAAAAATAATTCAGAACTAAATCCATATACCCTACAACTTGGGGGGTTATTCTATAATATTAGATTATTGACTTCTAATAATAAAATAAGTCATTTAAATTCTCTAGTTCATTGAGAGATAAATCAGTTGGCAAACTACAAAATGAACAAGTAAGCAGCTTAGCTGTCTAAGATGAACGTCGATCATGTCCGACAACATCAACCTGTTTATTCTTGTTCGAGTCAGCAGCTCTCAAGAAACACGTAAACCCGAAGGACGTAATTTTTTCTTTCACAGTTAATTCCACGCTAAAATGTAAATATTATGTAATTTCCAATCCAAATCCTTGAATCATTCATTTAATTGTAAATACTAAATAGATTTTGGGATCAAAGGTGCACTAACGTGGGATTAAATGTTGCCGCGTGTTGTAACGAAAGGGAAACAACTGATACAAGTTATAAGAGCTAGTATAAATTTGTAAAGTTTCTTATTTCTTGTCGAAAGTGGAGTCTGTAAATAATAGAAGTGGCACAATCACTCAGGAGCTCGCAGACAGCTTGATGTTCCTAATTTGAACCAGTGACCATAAGCAAACTTCAGAACACTTCAAAACTATGGCGGCTCTCGTGTGACTCTCCCCTTCATCCCGGGTGGTGCATGGGCAATCGCTCCCAAGGCTGGGATCCCGAGTATAATTAATAATATTCACATAATGTTCAGTAAGGAAGGAGATGGGTATGACAAGTTAATAAAATGTAATGTGTAACAACAAATGTTTTCTCATAGAACATGTCAGTTAatttaaacgatgttaaataaatGAGAAAGATTCAGAGTGGAAATTTGATCTATCATTTCATTCACTGGAACAGCTGATCGTAGTCGTATAACTTAGTTCTAGGAAATGATGATATATATGCTAACTAAAGGTGAATTTATTAATAAACGATTATTGTTAATAAAAAAGCAAAATAAGGCTGGATTCTACTCTATCAGTTAATATGTAAAATTATTCCTTGTGGCTTGCTGGCTGACGCAAAACTGCGGCCATGACTTCTAGGAAAATATATGACGTTCTACGTCTTAATGAAATAATTTTAATATCACAACACTAAGGGTTAGTAGTGTTAGTCGATTGGAATGCCTAGTACAAGAATTACTTCTTAATGTACTAGAGATTAGTAGTTCAGTGTAGGAAATTTCCtacaactacacccacacaccccaacaacctcaaccggctacactgtCACCCAGCTACACCCACTCATGACTACACCCAAACGCGAatgcacccacacacgactacaccgtcAACCGGCTATGCTCAATTCTGGCTACACGCACATATgactacactcacacacgactacaccatcaacccgctaccccccccccccacatccgactacacccacacacgactacacccacacacgctaACACCCTCATCCGGCTGCACCCTCACCCAGCTACCTCCTACACACTTCTACATCCACATacgactacaccctcaaccggccacactcacacccagctacaccaacacatgactacacccacacagagtgtgtggtgtgtggactagtgtgtcagttgtactggcattgtacagcaTGGTAGtagggactagtgtgtcagttgtactggcattgtacaccatgctagtggggactagtgtgtcagttgtactggcattgtacaccatgctagtggggactagtgtgtcagttgtactggcattgtacaccatgctagtggggactagtgtgtcagttgtactggcattgtacaccatgctagtggggactagtgtgtcagttgtactggcattgtacaccatgctagtggggactattgtgtcagttgtactggcattgtacaccatgctagtggggactagtgtgtcagttgtactggcattgtacaccatgctagtggggactattgattctgttgtactggcattgtacaccatgctagtgaggactagtgtgtctgttgtactggcattgtacaccatgctagtggggactagtgtgtctgttgtactggcattgtacaccatgctagcgaggactagtgtgtcagttgtactggcattgtacaccatgctagtggggactagtgtgtctgttgtactggcattgtacaccatgctagtggggactagtgtgtcagttgtactggcattgtacaccatcctagtggggactagtgtgtcagttgtactggcattgtacaccatgctagtggggactattgtgtctgttgtactggcattgtacaccatgctagtgaggactagtgtgtctgttgtactggcattgtacaccatgctagtggggactattgtGTCAGTTGTACACGCATTGTACAGAACGGTAGTGAAGACTATTGTATCagctgtactggcattgtacaccacgtGAGTGGGAACTAGTGTGTCacttgtactggtattgtacaccacaCTAGTGGCGACTAATATGTCAGTTATACTGGCATTGTAACGCATGCAAATGGGGAAtatattcacctagcagtgctcaccaagttttactcaccaacatgtactcttctagggagccggttggccgagcggacagcacactggatttgtgatcctgtggtcccgggttcgatcccgggcgccggcgagaaacaatgggcagagtttctttcatcctatgcccctgttacctagcagtaaaataggtacctgggtgttagtcagctgtcacgggctgcttcctgggggtggaggcctggtcaaggaccgggccgcggggacactaaaaagccccgaaatcatctcaagataacctcaagattctaGTGGTTCTcgggtagttgtactcacctacttataTTAACCTAGCAGTGCTCACTAAGTTGTgatcacctatatatatatatatatatatatatatatatatatatatatatatatatatagtctcctTGTTGTTCTTGGGTAGCTGTACTGACCTACTTCTATTAACCTAGCagtgctcaccaagttgtacttacctacatgtactctccCAGTTGCACTCATatagttgtactcacccattTGTGTTTCAATTATATTTAATGTAAAATCTACTACCATACAGATGTGTGTGGCAAAGAGGTATTTTGATGCACCTTAACGATTTTCTTCCTAAtaaaaatggtagaaaaaatgtTGCGTGTGTCCTTCGAACACCTATAAAACAACATTTTCAATTTTTGTTAATGTATTTTACATAAAGTACATCAATTTAATTTTAAACATGAAGACAGTATTATTTAATATATCATTTACAAAAATAGTGTTATAAAAGCTTTTTTAAGCAAAATCatattaaaaaaatacaatataagttTGGATTAAGTAAATATTTTGTACACCCTTCATACAACTAAGACACAAcgtttcaattattattattattattgtgcatttaaaaatgacatataaatttaataaataaataaagactgGAAAAAACAGCTTTAATATATATAAGGGAACAAATAGTGGTATATAAGTCAATTTATTAGTTatgtataataaaaatataatctTATCATTGCATAAATAAATGTTTTAAAAATATTTCATACAGCTATGGAACAATACTTAcaatttatatatgttatatatataaatttaatattgaaatataaacaaaatatttttgTTAATATATAAAGGTGAAACTAGTGTTAGTAAAGGTGGCATTTACCTTATTACATAAAGAAATATTTTTTCCATTCTTGGATTAAAGGTTCCTCATGTGCCTGTTGAACTATACATGAAACTTGTCTTTCCCACAACCTTGTTGAGACGTTAGTGGAGGTTGCCACAACGTTTTGTGTTTGTTGGGatatgccctcatatcccagctggtactccatcctcatatcccagctggtaGTCCATCTTCCTATCCCAGCTGGTTGTCTGTCCTTATATAGTGTTATCTCCATGTAGTGATATAGTAAACATAAGTGTACACCTTCAGTATAACCTAAGAAGCAACTTCCTAGCCTCTTCACCCCCGGGTTCATGACTATTAAGTTCATTGAGTGTATTATGTTAAATTATATTGCCTAAAGTAGCACTTACACCCGAAATATTACTTGGGTATTTCATATTCAATTCCGTCATGCTTATGCACTTATAAGTGAATAAGTTCTTGATGTTTACTACCTGCATTTATTAAATATTTTCCCCATGTGTTGCTCGTCCTCATAAATTATGTATACCTTTGAACATCATATTTACATGCCAGAAAGCCTGTatttaggtaaaaaaaaattacattttcaACAAAATTGTGGTTACTATTCTTAATAAATTCATGATTATTATACATGTTTTATTACGTTAATAGTTATTATGTGTTCAATGTGTTTCTATAAAGAATTTTCTTAGTTTAATTTTTAAAAGAAAATTCAAATGTCATTTTAACTGGAaaaactataatatatatattccccaTCAGATATCATATTATCATCATTGCCATTGATGATAAAAACAACACCATCGATGATAGTGACTCTGGTGGCAGGATCACCACCATCGATGACAGTGACTCTGGTGGTGGGATCGACACCATCGATGACAGTGACTCTAGTGGTAAGAACAACAAGATCGATGATAGTGACTCTGGTGGCGGGATTGGCACCATCGATGACAGTGACTCGGGCGGTAAGAACGACACCATCGATGACAGTGACTTGGGCGGTAAGAACGACACCATCGATGACAGTGTCTCTGGTGGCGGGATTGACACCATCGATGACAGTGACTCTGGTGGCGGGATCGGCACCATCGATGACAGTGACTTGGGCGGTAAGAACGACACCATCGATGACAGTGACTTGGGTGGTAAGAACGACACCATCGATGACAGTGTCTCTGGTGGCGGGATTGACACCATCGATGACAGTGACTCTGGTGGTAAGAACGACACCATCGATGACAGTGACTCTGGTGGTAAGAACGACACCATCGATGACAGTGACCCTGGTGGAGGGATCGACACCATCGATGACAGTGACTCGGGCGGTAAGAACGACACCATCGATGACAGTGACTCTGGTGGCGGGATCGACACCATCGATGACAGTGACTCGGGCGGTAAGAACGACACCATCGATGACAGTGACTCTGTTGGCGGGATCGGCACCATCGATGACAGTGACTCGGGCGGTAAGAACGACACCATCGATGACAGTGACTCGGGCGGTAAGAACGACACCATCGATGACAGTGACTCTGTTGGCGGGATCGGCACCATCGATGACAGTGACTCAGGTGGTAAGAACGACACCATCGAtgacagtgatgctggtggtaagAATGACACCATCGATGACAGTGACTCTGATGGTAAGAACGACACCGTCGATGACAGTGACTCTGGTGGTAAGAACGACACCATCGATGACAGTGACTCTGGCGGTAAGAACGACACCATCGATGACAGTGACTCTCTGGCTGAGAAAAATTACTCTGATAGTGCTGATGGAGAGAAGTATGGCAAGGACACCCACGAGGTCTTTATGGTGACCGGGACCCGCGtcgaggtcaacaccaccaccaacaatctcaCTATAGATGGCTCAGACACTCTCATCCACACCAAGGTGAGTAACCTTGTCGTCTCCTTCAGCAGATGTTgctgtttattatgcaccccatacctatcatgtgggcggtagtggaaagggttacagaggtacataatgggctcagggactgaaccccacaattcatttagctaacttgcttaactaaatgaattgtggggttcattccctgagcccattatatgcctctgtaacactttccactactgcccacatgatgggtaaggggtgcataataaatgaactatctaaactgttgttgttggtcctcCTATTTGTCTCAGCTCCTTGGATGGTTCACTCACTGGTGTTGTCGTGGAAATGTTTTCACCACGGCCAGATTGTGTCACTCAGCGGAGGTGAACTGATGGATTTCGTAGTCTTGAGTCATAGTGTTCCGGGTTAAAAGGCCTGTATTGGTGCTtctgtattatttatttatttatttatttatttatttatttatttatttatttatttatttatttgtttatgaaCAAGAAGGTACGTTGGGAATATGAGagcacatagcattgatgtttttatgttcttgcaaagccactaccaCGTATAGTGTTGTGGGCAAGACCTTAATCTAattgataattttaagtaggtaatttctaacaaaattaaaaaattattgcaAGAAAATTGTTCATTATAGTACATATTGTTGTTTTTAATATCACCATGAAAATTTTTGGTATGTTGGGCTAGACCATATATACCCATTCGCCAGCGTTGTATGGTCCAACATAGGTCAGGTAAGGCACACAAAGACAAAGTTATCCTTTTGAGCAAGGACAGAAGAGATTGAGGAGAGGAGCTTACTGTATATAATGCCAGGACTCAAACCAACTGCTCGCTACTTTCCATTTCTGGTCTCTGGTCTGGAAGGAAAGTAACAGGCAATAATGACAACATTGTCATCATCCAAGTCGTTGAACATTGATAGTTGTTATTTGCACTTTGTGGGAGATTGTACACTGAATTATGATCATATGATTATTAATACGAAAAGCACCTCAATAAGTCTTAATACCAGACGGGGCGTTGTTAAGACAGTAGGACCAACACTATTTGGTTCTACTAAATTGATGCAGACGTCTGTGGAATACCTGTACGAACTGTGCACAGGAACTGTATTATGCATCATGTTGCAACACCTACAGTAGGTTTAGAAGTTCAAATGTGATTGTTAAATGTTCGACCAGATAACGGACAGTGTTCTCTTTTCCAAATTGCGCCTTATTGGTGTTGTAACTATGTTTTGTTTCTGTCCTCAGGTGGTCGATATCCAGCCTAAAGGTGCAAAGGAGAACTCAACTACCATAAAGGTAggtctccacaccacaaccatacaggtaagcctctacaccacaaccatacaggtaggtctccacaccacaaccattctGGTAGGTTTCTACACCGAAACCATACAGGTAGGTCTCTACACCACAACCATATAGATAGGTCTCCATACCACAAACATACAGGTAGGTCTCTACACCACAAATATACAGATAggtctccacaccacaaccatacaggtaGGTCTCTACACCACAACTATACAGATAggtctccacaccacaaccatacaggtaggtctctacaccacaaccatacaggtaGGTCTCTACACCACAACCTTACAGGTAGGTctctacaccacaaccatacaggtaggtctccacaccacaaccatatagataggtctccacaccacaaccatacaggtaggtctccacaccacaaccatatagataggtctccacaccacaaccatactgGTAGGTCTCCACACCACAATCATACAGGTAGGTatccacaccacaaccatacaggcaGGTCTCTACACCATAACCGTACAGGTAggtctccacaccacaaccatacagtcgGTCTCCACATCACAACCATACAGTCAGCCTTCACATCACAACCAAACAGTGggtctccacaccacaaccatacactcgGTCTCCACTCCACAGCCATAAAGtcagcctctacaccacaaccatacagtagGTCTCCACATCACAACCATAAAGTCAGCCTCTACACAACAACCATACAGTCGGTCTCCACACTACAGCCATAAAGTCGGTCTCCACACCACAATACACAAtacactacacactctacaggtATGTTTCTACACCATAACCATACAGGTAGatctccacaccacaaccatacaggtaAGTCTCCGCACCACATCCATACAGGTTggtctccacaccacaaccatacaagtAGTTCTCCACACCACAACGATACAGGTAggtctccacaccacaaccatacagtcgatctccacaccacaaccatacattcGGTCTCCTCACGTCAACCATGCATTTTGGACTCCACACCACAAACATACAGTCggtctccacaccacaaccatacagtcgGTCTTCACACCACAACCATAAAATCggtctccacaccacaaccatacaatcGATCTCCACACATCAACTATACATGTTGGactccacaccacaaccatacaggtaGGTCTCTACACCAAACCATACAGGTAGATCACCATACCCTGACCATACAGGTTGGTCtcctcaccacaaccatacagtcaGTCTCCTCACCACTACCATACAGTCAGTCtcctcaccacaaccatacagtcggtctactcaccacaaccatacagtcgGTCTCTTCATCACAACCATACAGTTGGTCTCCTCACGACAACCATACATTCGGTctcttcaccacaaccatacagttgGTCTCCTCACGACAACCATACATTCGGTctcttcaccacaaccatacagtcgGTCTCTTCATCACAACCATACAGTTGGTCTCCTCACGACAACCATACAGTCGGTCTCTTCATCACAACCATACAGTTGGTCTCCTCACAACAACCATACAGTCGGCCTCCTCACAGCAACCATACAGTCGGTCTCCTCACCACAACCGTACAGTCAGTCtcctcaccacaaccatacagtcaGTCTCCTCAAAACAGCCATACAGTCAGAGtcctcaccacaaccatacagtcgGTCTCTTCATCACAACCATACAGTCGGTCTCTTCATCACAACCATACAGTCAGTctactcaccacaaccatacagtcaGTCTCctaaccacaaccatacagtcgGTCGCCACACCACAGCCATACAGTCGGGCTCCACACCACAACCGTTCGGTCAGTCAGTCTCAACACCAAAACCATACAGTCggtcaccacaccacaaccattcaTTCGGTCTCCACATTACACCCATACAGTCAGTCTCCACACCACACCCATACAGTCGGTCTCCACACCACACCCATACAGTCAGTcaccccaccacaaccatactgttggtctccacaccacaaccatacaatcGGTCACCACACCAGAACCATACAGTTGGTCTCCAAACTACAACCATACCTTCGATCTCCACACCACAACAGTACAGTCGGTCACCTCAACCAAACATGTTGGactccacaccacaaccatacaagtAGGTTtctacaccacaaccaaacagGAATGTCTCCACCTAATAACATACAGGTATGTTTCTACATCACATCCATACATGAAGGTCTACAAACCACATCCATACATGTAGGTCTCCATACCATAACCATACATATAGGTTTTCACACCACACCTCTGGTGGCGGGATTACCACCATCGATGACAGTGACTCAGGTGGTAAGAACGACACCATCGAtgacagtgatgctggtggtaagAATGACACCATCGATGACAGTGACTCTGATGGTAAGAACGACACCGTCGATGACAGTGACTCTGGTGGTAAGAACGACACCATCGATGACAGTGACTCTGGCGGTAAGAACGACACCATCGATGACAGTGACTCTCTGGCTGAGAAAAATGACTCTGATAGTGCTGATGGAGAGAAGTATGGCAAGGACACCCACGAGGTCTTTATGGTGACCGGGACCCGCGtcgaggtcaacaccaccaccaacaatctcaCTATAGATGGCTCAGACACTCTCATCCACACCAAGGTGAGTAACCTTGTCGTCTCCTTCAGCAGATGTTgctgtttattatgcaccccatacctatcatgtgggcggtagtggaaagggttacagaggtacataatgggctcagggactgaaccccacaattcatttagctaacttgcttaactaaatgaattgtggggttcattccctgagcccattatatgcctctgtaacactttccactactgcccacatgatgggtaaggggtgcataataaatgaactatctaaactgttgttgttggtcctcCTATTTGTCTCAGCTCCTTGGATGGTTCACTCACTGGTGTTGTCGTGGAAATGTTTTCACCACGGCCAGATTGTGTCACTCAGCGGAGGTGAACTGATGGATTTCGTAGTCTTGAGTCATAGTGTTCCGGGTTAAAAGGCCTGTATTGGTGCTtctgtattatttatttatttatttatttatttatttatttatttatttatttatttatttatttatttatttatttgcaaacaaaaaggtacattgggtgaAAGAGAGCACATAGCATTAATGTTTTTATgttcttgcaaaaaaaaaaaaaactaccacgTATAGTGTTGTGGGCAAAACCTTAATCtaatagataattttaagtaggtaatttctagcaaaataaaaaaataaatacaggTTTATTGCAAGAAAATTGTTCATTGTAGTACATATTGTTGATTTTAATATCACCATGAAAATTTTTGGTATGTTGGGCTAGACCATATATACCCATTCGCCAGCGATGTATGGTCCAACATAGGTCAGGTAAGGCACACAAAGACAAAGTTATCCTTTTGAGCAAGGACAGAAAAGATTGAGGAGAGGAGCTTACTGTATATAATGCCAGGACTCAAACCAACTGCTCGCTACTTTCCATTTCTGGTCTCTGGTCTGGAAGGAAAGTAACAGGCAATAATGACAACATTGTCATCATCCAAGTCGTTGAACATTGATAGTTGTTATTTGCACTTTGTGGGAGATTGTACACTGAATTATGATCATATGATTATTAATACGAAAAGCACCTCAATAAGTCTTAATACCAGACGAGGCGTTGTTAAGACAGTAGGACCAACACTATTTGGTTCTACTAAATTGATGCAGACGTCTGTGGAATACCTGTACGAACTGTGCACAGGAACTGTATTGTGCATCATGTTGCAACACCTACAGTAGGTTTTGAAGTTCAATTGCGATTGTTAAATGTTCGACCAGATAACGGACAGTGTTCTCTTTTCCAAATTGCGCCTTATTGGTGTTGTAACTATGTTTTGTTTCTGTCCTCAGGTGGTCGAAATCCAGCCTCAAGGTGCAGAGCAGAACTCAACTACCATAAAGGTAggtctccacaccacaaccatacatttaggtctccacaccacaaccatacatttagatctccacaccacaaccatacatttaggtctccacaccacaaccatacatttAGGTTTCCACACCTCAACCATACAGGTaagtctcaacaccacaaccatacaggtaGGTATCCACACCACGACCATTCAGGTAGGTCTCTACACCGCAACCATACAGGTAggtctccacaccacaaccatacaggtaggtctccacaccacaaccatacaggtaggtctctacaccacaaccataaaggtaggtctccacaccacaaccatacagatAGGTCTCCACACCTCAACCATACAGGTAGGTCTCCTCACCACAATCATACAGGTAGGTCTCTACATCTTAACCATACAGGTATgtctccacaccacaaccatacagtctgtctccacaccacaaccatacagtcggtctactcaccacaaccatacagtcgGTCTCTTCATCACAACCATACAGTTGGTCTCCTCACGACAACCATACATTCGGTctcttcaccacaaccatacagttgGTCTCCTCACGACAACCATACATTCGGTctcttcaccacaaccatacagtcgGTCTCTTCATCACAACCATACAGTTGGTCTCCTCACGACAACCATACAGTCGGTCTCTTCATCACAACCATACAGTTGGTCTCCTCACAACAACCATACAGTCGGCCTCCTCACAGCAACCATACAGTCGGTCTCCTCACCACAACCGTACAGTCAGTCtcctcaccacaaccatacagtcaGTCTCCTCAAAACAGCCATACAGTCAGAGtcctcaccacaaccatacagtcgGTCTCTTCATCACAACCATACAGTCGGTCTCTTCATCACAACCATACAGTCAGTctactcaccacaaccatacagtcaGTCTCctaaccacaaccatacagtcgGTCGCCACACCACAGCCATACAGTCGGGCTCCACACCACAACCGTTCGGTCAGTCAGTCTCAACACCAAAAC
This is a stretch of genomic DNA from Procambarus clarkii isolate CNS0578487 chromosome 45, FALCON_Pclarkii_2.0, whole genome shotgun sequence. It encodes these proteins:
- the LOC123770079 gene encoding clumping factor A-like, which produces MNKYHIIIIAIDDKNNTIDDSDSGGRITTIDDSDSGGGIDTIDDSDSSGKNNKIDDSDSGGGIGTIDDSDSGGKNDTIDDSDLGGKNDTIDDSVSGGGIDTIDDSDSGGGIGTIDDSDLGGKNDTIDDSDLGGKNDTIDDSVSGGGIDTIDDSDSGGKNDTIDDSDSGGKNDTIDDSDPGGGIDTIDDSDSGGKNDTIDDSDSGGGIDTIDDSDSGGKNDTIDDSDSVGGIGTIDDSDSGGKNDTIDDSDSGGKNDTIDDSDSVGGIGTIDDSDSGGKNDTIDDSDAGGKNDTIDDSDSDGKNDTVDDSDSGGKNDTIDDSDSGGKNDTIDDSDSLAEKNYSDSADGEKYGKDTHEVFMVTGTRVEVNTTTNNLTIDGSDTLIHTKVVDIQPKGAKENSTTIKISTPQPYRFSHHTSGGGITTIDDSDSGGKNDTIDDSDAGGKNDTIDDSDSDGKNDTVDDSDSGGKNDTIDDSDSGGKNDTIDDSDSLAEKNDSDSADGEKYGKDTHEVFMVTGTRVEVNTTTNNLTIDGSDTLIHTKVVEIQPQGAEQNSTTIKVCLHTTTIQSVSTPQPYSRSTHHNHTVGLFITTIQFSHHTSGGGITTIDDSDSGGKNDTIDDSDAGGKNDTIDDSDSDGKNDTVDDSDSGGKNDTIDDSDSGGKNDTIDDSDSLAEKNDSDSADGEKYGKDTHEVFMVTGTRVEVNTTTNNLTIDGSDTLIHTKVVEIQPQGAEQNSTTIKITQIGGQPLHVENISSYHRKEEESIPGREKKEPTQEET